From Triticum aestivum cultivar Chinese Spring chromosome 4A, IWGSC CS RefSeq v2.1, whole genome shotgun sequence, a single genomic window includes:
- the LOC123083198 gene encoding uncharacterized protein, translated as MAQPALPDELLEEIFLRLPAAADLARASAACASFRRVIAGHPFLRRFRVLHPPPLLGILCWDLTPAQPPHPSAAAAATLAGADFSCPFLPPSPDRWYRRDVLDGRALFRPRFKAGSHSRNSMHRPSDLVTEFAVCDPLHRRYLLLPALPGHLADQVHQLDIVECEPFLAPPGGEEDSSFRDFRVMCLVRCTTKLVLFVFSSCAGQWLADPITFDVFGRVAALRRYYAHGCFCWQIYDGADMLVLDTRRMEFSTVDLPPPPGSYMRDMAIVEAGEGRFGMLTISDQVKRGVYHLLYATRCKDGNGANQWQPKPAISLPENYRYCIKGVAGGYLLLTGYPKYDRPTVDYFSLDLQTLQVEWFCQTGDYVMIGHLYADLPPPLSPPTL; from the coding sequence ATGGCGCAGCCGGCGCTCCCAGACGAACTCCTGGAAGAGATCTTCCTCCGCCTCCCCGCGGCCGCCGACCTCGCGCGCGCCTCCGCGGCCTGCGCCTCCTTCCGCCGCGTCATCGCCGGCCATCCCTTCCTCCGCAGATTCCGCGTCCTCCACCCGCCGCCTCTCCTCGGCATCCTCTGCTGGGATCTCACcccggcccagccgccccaccCTTCCGCCGCCGCGGCGGCCACCTTAGCCGGTGCCGACTTCTCCTGCCCCTTCCTCCCCCCGTCCCCCGACCGCTGGTACCGCCGCGACGTCCTCGACGGCCGCGCCCTTTTCAGGCCCCGCTTCAAGGCGGGCAGCCATTCGCGCAACAGCATGCACAGGCCCAGCGACCTGGTCACAGAGTTCGCCGTCTGCGACCCGCTGCACCGCCGCTACCTCCTGCTGCCTGCCCTCCCCGGCCATCTAGCCGACCAGGTCCACCAGCTGGACATCGTGGAGTGCGAGCCCTTCCTTGCTCCTCCCGGCGGCGAGGAGGACTCGTCATTCAGAGACTTCAGAGTAATGTGCTTGGTGCGGTGCACAACCAAGCTCGtcctcttcgtcttctcctcctgcgCCGGGCAATGGCTCGCTGATCCCATCACGTTTGACGTGTTTGGGCGCGTCGCGGCGTTGCGCCGCTACTACGCCCATGGATGCTTCTGTTGGCAGATTTATGATGGTGCCGACATGCTCGTGCTCGACACGCGCAGGATGGAgttctccactgtcgacctcccaCCTCCACCTGGCTCTTATATGCGGGACATGGCCATTGTAGAGGCAGGAGAAGGAAGGTTTGGGATGCTTACCATCTCTGATCAAGTAAAACGTGGTGTATATCATCTCTTGTATGCCACACGATGCAAGGATGGGAATGGGGCAAACCAGTGGCAGCCCAAGCCTGCAATCTCTTTGCCGGAAAATTATCGCTATTGCATCAAGGGTGTAGCTGGTGGATACTTGCTCCTAACTGGGTATCCAAAATATGATAGGCCAACAGTAGACTATTTTTCACTGGATCTCCAGACTTTACAGGTAGAATGGTTCTGTCAGACTGGTGATTATGTCATGATTGGTCACCTGTATGCCGATCTCCCACCGCCCTTGTCCCCACCAACACTTTGA
- the LOC123088207 gene encoding barley B recombinant-like protein D codes for MDNLGHRENGRQRPDPYKALHTQWMMPQRQMKDHHSMNLLALMSERDTAIMERDHALAEKKAAMAERDMAFAQRDSAMAERNAAIVERDNALAALELARTNGFNMNNGIGFNPGSLNGAKNFHHHDQQPHAQSSPLQLADSPYDHTREMHISDAYPISTAPVSAAGKAKKPKKNSSQASPLKRPSGVLRKTKKAGGDWRDAGMSGVGEDPARAASEMKNEWKDQDLGLNQVSFDESSMPAPACSCTGVLRQCYKWGNGGWQSSCCTMSMSMYPLPVMPNKRHARMGGRKMSGSAFTKLLSRLAAEGHDLSASVDLKDHWAKHGTNRYITIR; via the exons ATGGACAACCTTGGACATAGGGAAAATGGGAGGCAAAGGCCAGACCCATATAAAGCACTTCATACTCAG TGGATGATGCCCCAAAGGCAAATGAAGGACCACCACAGCATGAACCTCCTAGCACTAATGAGTGAGAGGGACACCGCCATCATGGAGAGAGACCATGCTCTGGCTGAGAAGAAAGCTGCTATGGCTGAGAGAGACATGGCGTTTGCCCAGCGGGACTCTGCAATGGCTGAACGGAATGCTGCAATCGTCGAACGAGACAATGCCCTTGCCGCACTTGAACTAGCCCGTACAAATGGATTTAATATGAATAACGGGATCGGATTCAACCCAGGATCTCTCAATGGAGCAAAGAACTTCCACCACCACGACCAGCAGCCCCATGCTCAATCATCGCCACTGCAACTGGCAGATTCTCCATATGACCATACTAGAGAAATGCACATATCAGATGCATACCCGATCTCAACAGCCCCGGTGAGTGCTGCTGGAAAggcaaagaagcccaagaagaacAGTTCCCAAGCATCTCCACTGAAGAGGCCGTCAGGCGTGCTCCGGAAAACCAAGAAAGCCGGCGGTGACTGGAGAGATGCCGGAATGTCTGGTGTCGGGGAGGATCCAGCTCGCGCCGCTTCTGAGATGAAGAACGAGTGGAAGGACCAGGACCTTGGCCTGAACCAGGTCTCGTTCGACGAGTCGTCCATGCCTGCGCCTGCCTGCTCGTGCACGGGGGTCCTCCGGCAGTGCTACAAGTGGGGCAACGGCGGGTGGCAGTCGTCCTGCTGCACCATGAGCATGTCCATGTACCCGCTCCCGGTGATGCCCAACAAGCGCCACGCGCGCATGGGCGGGCGGAAGATGAGCGGCAGCGCCTTCACCAAGCTGCTCAGCCGGCTAGCGGCCGAGGGCCACGATCTCTCGGCGTCGGTGGACCTCAAGGACCACTGGGCCAAGCACGGCACGAACAGGTACATCACCATCCGGTAG